The Dyadobacter sandarakinus DNA window GAGATCGCATCGTACCACGATCAGCTGGCCAAAAACTTCCTGGTGGATAAAGCATTGGTTGAAAAGCTGACCGAAGAAGCTTATGACCGTCTGAAGCAGGAAGTGCGGGCCTCCCACATCCTCATTGCAGTGTCTGAAGATGCTGCGCCTGCCGATACGCTGGAAGCCTACCGGGCAGCAGTAACACTTCGCGGAAGGCTTGAAGAAGGAAGTGATTTCGGAGACATGGCCGCACGGTTTTCCAAAGATCCGGCTGCGCGCACCAATAAAGGTGACCTGGGGTACTTCACCGCTTTCCAGACCCTCTACCCTCTTGAAAGTGCTGCGTATGCATTGCCTGTAGGCCGGGTTTCGCAGCCTGTTCGTACCCGTGCCGGCTACCACCTGATTAAAGTAACGGACAAGCGCGCCAATCGCGGAACAGTTCAGGTTGCCCATATCATGGTTCAGCTGGACACGACTGCTGCTACTGACCAGAAAAATTCGGCGAAGACGAAAATTGATGAAGCCTACAAGCGCCTTCAGGATGGCGCTTCGTGGGAGGAAGTAGTAGATACCTACTCTGACGATCGGCAGTCCAAACGTAATAAAGGCCTTTTACCTCCTTTCGGTACAGGGCAAATGGTACCTCAGATCGAAGAAGCAGCATTTGCACTTACCCGGGTTAATGCTTATTCCAAACCCGTGCTTACCATGTACGGCTGGCACATCGTGAGGCTGGTTGAGAAAAAATCGCTTGAACCATTTGCAGTGATGGCGCCCATGCTGCGAAAAAAGGTAGTGACCGACTCGCGTGGCAAAATGCTGGAACAGGCCGCCACAAAACGGCTCCGGGAAAAGTATACAGTTCAGGAAAATGCTGACCAATGGGCGGCAGTATCCGTGCTGGGCGACAGCTCCATTAAAACGGGTCGCTGGGACTATATGCGTGCGGTGACCAGCGACTGGTCGGCAGTATCGTTGTTCAGGATCGGGGATAAGTCTTATGATGCACGCTCTTTTCTGGATTTTGTAAAAAGAAAACAGCAGCCCAAACCTGCGGATGCGGCTCCTGCTGTAATTTTCCGACGTTACTATCTGGACTATGTAGCCGAAAGCCTTACTGACTATGAGAAGGAACATCTTGAAGAAAACAATCCGGAATTCAGGTCGCTGATGAAGGAAATCAGGGAGGGCGTACTGCTTTCTCAGATGATGGAAGAACATGTCTGGCAGCGTTCGCTCGCAGACTCTGCGGGGCAACTCAGCCACTATGAGAAAAACAGGGACAAATACCGTTTTCCTGAGCGTGCCAAAGGACTGGTGATCGCTGCACCGGATACACAGACCGTAAGTGCGATCCGGCGAACTCTTGCCCAGTCGCCCTACCGGCTGGAAACAAAAACGCGGGAAATTCTATTTGCACCGGGCAAAACCGAAACGGGCAAGGAGCACATGGAAGCGCTTACCGATCTGCTGATTGTATTGCAGAAAAATCCGGAATACGTGGTGGAAGTAGCAGGGTACCGTGCAGCAGACGAACCTGAGGCCGCATCGTCAGGGAGGATCAGAAGTGTGGTTCGCTACCTGAATTCAAGGAACATACCCATTATCAGGATCATTGAGAAAGATTACGGCTCATTCCGTCAGGCATCCGACCCGGCCCGTAACCGGCGCGTGGGTTTTCAGTTTTACAGTCCATCCAAAAGCGATGTGGAAAAGGCATATAATGCCGGCGGTGAAAATACCGTTATGATCCGCGAAGGTTATTTTTCAAAAGAAAACCCACTGGTGAGCAGATTTAAATGGCAGGCAGGTCAACAAAACGTTTCAGATGGAAGTATGGCTTATTGGGCTGATATCACAACCATCGAACCTTCCCGTTTAAAGACTTTTCAAGAAGCCCGGGGCTCGGTTGTAAACGACTACCAAAAGGAGCTGGAAAAACAATGGGTATCTGGACTTCAGAAAAAATTCCCGGTAAAAGTCAATGAGATAGAATTGGAAAAAGTAAAGCGATAGACGTATTTTAGCATTTCGTAAACCCTGCGCCACGGGCATGCGGCGCACAACCATCAGTACGGAAGAACAATTTAATTTATGAACATAAAGAACTTAATAAAAGCAGCGGTTTTCATGCTGCTTATGGTGGCCTCAGGCACAAGCTTCGGACAAGGGCAGCAGGGGGTGAGTCTGGATAAAATCATCGCACGGGTCGACAACCACTTCATCCTGAAATCAGAGTTGGAAGACATGTACGCCCAATACAAGGCGGAAGGAAGAAGTGCACCGGAAAAATGCCAGCTGCTCGAATCGCTGATTATCAACAAAATGCTGCTTGCCAAAGCTGAAATAGACTCCGTAATTGTTGAAGATAAGGAAGTAGACGGCGAACTGGATGCCAAAATGGGCTATATGATCCAGCGTTTCGGCTCGGAAAAGAACATTGTGGAGGCATATGGTAAAAGCATTGATAACCTCAAAAGCGAGCTCCGCCAGCAAGTGAAGGAGCAGAAGATTGTGGAAAAGATGCAGCGTACGATTTCAGGCAATGTCAAAATTACGCCTAATGAAGTGCGCAAGTTTTTCAACTCAATTCCCAAAGATAGTCTGCCGTATATTCCGTCCGAAGTGGAGATCGGGCATATTGTGAAGCTGGGTACCGTAACACGCGAGCAAAAACAAAAGTTGCGCGACCAGCTGCTTGAACTGAAACAACGTGCCGAAAAAGGTGAAGATTTTGCCACGCTGGCGCAGATCTACTCGGAAGATCTCGGCTCGGCCAAAAATGGCGGAGACCTGAACTTTGCAAAACGCGGGGCCATGGTACCCGAGTTTGAAGGTGCTGCCCTCTCATTGAAACCCGGAGAAATGTCCGATGTTATCGAATCGCAGTTTGGTTTTCACCTTATCAAGCTTGTTGAAACACGCGGAGCGGAATACCGGGCAAGGCACATCCTGCTGCGGCCCGATTACAACAAGGGCACCGATATGGGTGAGGCTGTACGATCACTGGATAGCCTTCGTGCATTGATCCAGGTGGATTCGCTTAAATTCGCAAAAGCGGCCCTCAACAACTCAGATGATAAAGAAACTGCTGAATCCGGTGGTTTGATCATGGACCGCAGCACAGGTGTTGCCCGGCTTACGCTCGACGCCTCCATGGACCCTGCCTTGTACTTCGCGATTGATACCATGAAGGTAGGCGATCTCAGCAAGCCGGTAGCTTACCGTACCGAGGACGGTCGTAGTGCCATGCGTATTCTCTGGTACAAAAGTAAGTCGCAGCCGCATACTGCCAACCTGCGCGACGATTATGAAAAGCTGGCGACGATCGTGCTGAACAACAAGCGCAACCATGCATTGGAAGAGTGGTTTAAAAAAGCCCAGGGTGATGTGTACATCAGCATTGAGCCCGAATATAAAAACTGTAAAGTACTCGGACTGGCTACCGGCGACGACAGCTGATACCATCCGTAGCGTTGCTGAATCAAACTGAAATCTAAACCTGCAAATTGTGAAGTATTCATCGGATGTTGAAGCCGCCGAGGCTATAAAGGTTGCCTATGAAAAGATTAGGAAAGAAATCGGGAATGTGATCATAGGCCAGGACGAGGTTGTGAAAAGGCTGCTTACCGCCATTTTCTGTCAGGGTCACTGCCTGCTGGTAGGTGTGCCGGGATTGGCAAAGACATTGCTCATTCAAACCATTGCTTCCTCCCTCGATCTCGACTTCAACCGGATACAGTTCACGCCCGACCTGATGCCTTCGGACATACTAGGGTCTGAAACGTTGGATCAAAACCGCAATTTCAAGTTTATCAAGGGGCCGATTTTTGCCAATATCATCCTTGCAGATGAGGTAAACCGGACACCTCCCAAAACACAATCGGCCCTGCTGGAAGCCATGCAGGAGTATTCGGTAACCATCGCTGGTGCCAAGCATTCTTTGGGAAGACCATTTTTTGTACTTGCTACGCAAAATCCGATCGAGCAGGAAGGAACCTACCCGCTTCCGGAAGCTCAGCTCGACCGGTTTATGTTCATGATCCAGCTCGACTACCCTTCCTACAACGAAGAAGTCAGCATTGTAAAAAACACTACTTCAGACGTAAGGTACGAGGTGCAGAAAGTGATTACTGCCGAGGAAATCACCGACTTCCAGCATCTCGTAAGACGTGTTCCTGTGACGGACCATGTGATCGAATATGCGGTAAAGCTGGTGCATAAAACCCGGCCTTCCACGAGCCTGGCCGTGAAGGAAACGAATGATTATCTGGAATGGGGAGCAGGACCCCGTGCATCTCAGGCCCTGATTCTGGCGGCTAAATGTAATGCATTACTCTCCGGCAAGTACTCTCCCGACATTGAGGACGTAAAAGCCGTGGCACTTCCGGTACTGCGTCACCGAATCATCCGGAACTTCAAGGCAGAAGCAGAGGGCATTTCAGTAGACGACATTATCGGAAGGCTGCTTTAATACATAAAAAGGTTGTATTTGTAAAAGTTTGTGTCAGCATAGCGATGGCACAAACTTTTGTCTTTTATACATATCAAAAAGAATGCTGACATGAACATACAAGGTAAAAACTACATAGGAAATACGCTGGCTGCATCCGGTGACCGTACATTTCAGGCTTATGTCCCTGCCCGGGATACATACCTGCCGGAAACATTCCATTGTGCAACGCAGGAGGAAGTACAAACCACCATGCAACTTGCCGAAAAGGCTTCCGGAGCTTATGCAGCAACAACGTCACGGGACCGGGCTGCTTTTCTCCGGGCTATTACGGAAGAAATCCTTACAATCGGCGATGTGCTGCTCGAACGCGCAAGCCTGGAAACGGGGTTACCCATAGCACGCCTTGAAGGCGAGCGCGCGCGTACCATCAACCAGCTGACGCAGTTTGCCGAACTTTTGGAAGA harbors:
- a CDS encoding peptidylprolyl isomerase; the encoded protein is MSQFPSKIYILTALAAASCKTSTPPQQTVQQEAAPVIEIGAEKISLDDFQESYSKNKYAEDSTRVLSPSEYLNLYTDLKIKVLQAKQDGKDTTTDYREEIASYHDQLAKNFLVDKALVEKLTEEAYDRLKQEVRASHILIAVSEDAAPADTLEAYRAAVTLRGRLEEGSDFGDMAARFSKDPAARTNKGDLGYFTAFQTLYPLESAAYALPVGRVSQPVRTRAGYHLIKVTDKRANRGTVQVAHIMVQLDTTAATDQKNSAKTKIDEAYKRLQDGASWEEVVDTYSDDRQSKRNKGLLPPFGTGQMVPQIEEAAFALTRVNAYSKPVLTMYGWHIVRLVEKKSLEPFAVMAPMLRKKVVTDSRGKMLEQAATKRLREKYTVQENADQWAAVSVLGDSSIKTGRWDYMRAVTSDWSAVSLFRIGDKSYDARSFLDFVKRKQQPKPADAAPAVIFRRYYLDYVAESLTDYEKEHLEENNPEFRSLMKEIREGVLLSQMMEEHVWQRSLADSAGQLSHYEKNRDKYRFPERAKGLVIAAPDTQTVSAIRRTLAQSPYRLETKTREILFAPGKTETGKEHMEALTDLLIVLQKNPEYVVEVAGYRAADEPEAASSGRIRSVVRYLNSRNIPIIRIIEKDYGSFRQASDPARNRRVGFQFYSPSKSDVEKAYNAGGENTVMIREGYFSKENPLVSRFKWQAGQQNVSDGSMAYWADITTIEPSRLKTFQEARGSVVNDYQKELEKQWVSGLQKKFPVKVNEIELEKVKR
- a CDS encoding peptidylprolyl isomerase → MNIKNLIKAAVFMLLMVASGTSFGQGQQGVSLDKIIARVDNHFILKSELEDMYAQYKAEGRSAPEKCQLLESLIINKMLLAKAEIDSVIVEDKEVDGELDAKMGYMIQRFGSEKNIVEAYGKSIDNLKSELRQQVKEQKIVEKMQRTISGNVKITPNEVRKFFNSIPKDSLPYIPSEVEIGHIVKLGTVTREQKQKLRDQLLELKQRAEKGEDFATLAQIYSEDLGSAKNGGDLNFAKRGAMVPEFEGAALSLKPGEMSDVIESQFGFHLIKLVETRGAEYRARHILLRPDYNKGTDMGEAVRSLDSLRALIQVDSLKFAKAALNNSDDKETAESGGLIMDRSTGVARLTLDASMDPALYFAIDTMKVGDLSKPVAYRTEDGRSAMRILWYKSKSQPHTANLRDDYEKLATIVLNNKRNHALEEWFKKAQGDVYISIEPEYKNCKVLGLATGDDS
- a CDS encoding AAA family ATPase, which codes for MKYSSDVEAAEAIKVAYEKIRKEIGNVIIGQDEVVKRLLTAIFCQGHCLLVGVPGLAKTLLIQTIASSLDLDFNRIQFTPDLMPSDILGSETLDQNRNFKFIKGPIFANIILADEVNRTPPKTQSALLEAMQEYSVTIAGAKHSLGRPFFVLATQNPIEQEGTYPLPEAQLDRFMFMIQLDYPSYNEEVSIVKNTTSDVRYEVQKVITAEEITDFQHLVRRVPVTDHVIEYAVKLVHKTRPSTSLAVKETNDYLEWGAGPRASQALILAAKCNALLSGKYSPDIEDVKAVALPVLRHRIIRNFKAEAEGISVDDIIGRLL